The Silene latifolia isolate original U9 population chromosome 4, ASM4854445v1, whole genome shotgun sequence region CAAGACTACAAAGACGACTCCAATAGAAGGAGATTATTTtaacggaaatttttcatggtaccctcgaattttggcagagtacacatggtacccctcattttaaatttctacatatggtacccctgtatttacatttttctttcccaaaatacccttGGCAGACTTTCGTCATCACGTCGTTACTATTATTGACTTGTGACcccttttttttgttatttaaatccTTATTTTATCTAACAAACACATCTCAAGACTAatctcactcatcccctctaccaccacaccaccaccaaaCTCTGACGACCAGCACTCCCCCACCCTTATTTCCGCCCTAGATCAACCCCATTCCAACCTTATACCTCGCCCAAATCAACCCCATACACAGCCACCAAACACCATAAATCTGCCCTACAGCATAAATCTGCCCTGAACCCACCAACTTCAAAGCCCAAAAAAGAGCCTTCACACAAACACATTCCAGCCGCAAAACCACCGTGTTCCAAACCCGCATTGGCCCCCTTCAACACGCCTCATACAACCCTTCAAGCCACCGGCACAACCGCCTCCCGCTCTCATACAACCACTAGATCCGCCTCACCATCCGCCAACAATTGACCTTAAACACACCTTACCACACGCCCAAAATAACCCCACATTTTTCACCCTTTTTCGGGCTTTGAAGTTCATGTTCGGGGTATATTTAGGGTGTTTGGTGGCTGTGTATGGGGATGATTAGGGTGAGGTATAAGGCTAGAATGGGTTTGAACTAGGGCGGGAATAAGGGTGGGGGAGTGGTGGTCGTCGGAatctggtggtggtggtggtgtggtggtagtggtggagGGGATGAGTGAGATTAGGCATTTAGGCTTGAGGTGTGTTTTGTTAGATTAAATAAGGAtttagataacaaaaaaaggaGACATAAGTCAATAATAGTAAAGATGTTATGACGGAAGTCTGCCAagggtattctgggaaagaaaaacgTAAATATAGGGttaccatatgtagaaacttaaaatgagggtaccatgtgtaatctgccaatgttcgagggtaccatggaaaATTTCTGTTATTTTAACATAAAAACATAACAGAAAAAAGACTAGTAACAACATCGATAAAGAAATAAACCACTACCTTCAGACCATCCATCCAGACCGAAAACTCGAGCCAACTAAATCCCACAAGATCCAAAATTAAATCAAAACAGGCCACCCAACATCACCAATCCAAAGATAGAAATGAACCCAGCCGTCGCCAAGGTCAGTAAAGATCGCCCAAAACTCAACCCGCAACGGACACAAAACACCAAAGACACACATGCATGCAACCAAAAACAGGAGAAAGACCGAACAACAAATCAATCAGGCGGAACAGAGACACAAAAAAGACGCCCGATACACCAAACGACACCTCTCAGTACCACCGCCTTACATGCAACCAGACCAACATAAAGGACGACAGAGACAGACACTAGTGATAATGAAAAGGGACCGATGGATGGGGGGAATGGGGGTATCACCAAATCTGACCCAAACACGACCACATAGAACAACATCAAACAGATGAGCTACAATCATCGACACATACAGACAAAACAAAGGACTAGGAATCCAAAACTGAATTTTGAGcctgaaggaaaaaaaaaattaccttagTTATGACTTATGAGTGAAACATTGTCCATTCAAGTATCCAACCACTTCAACCCACTATAACTAAAATTATGTTTTCTGCATTGCGTGAGGGATTTAGcattttccttattcattagtgaACTCCGAAATAAAATCAGTAGCAACTACATCAATTATCGCATCCGGGCACATGTCAACCCAGATTCAAGTCAAGAAATCTAACGGTAGATAATGAACCATTATGTGAGCCGCTTCCTTAACCACCACCACACACACGCACGTGCGCGCGCCTGCACACACACACCCACACACAGACTCTTAATAAAATTGAAGGAACAAGAATCAAACAAACGTAACTTCCAGGCGGCTTCCTTGACTTGAATGTATATAAATCTATGCACTAATGCATATCCTCAACCTTTGATTTATATAATCAATTTTCCTTTGGGACTAATGGACCCGGTAGCCTGTTTTAAACACCCAAGCTGGCTAATCCCTAGGCCATAATATACTCATTAGGCCTGATACACATCCAATCCAAGCCTGAATTTGATCACTTCTTTTATAAGCTCCGTCCAAAAGGCCACCCCAAACCAGCAGTACCCTTATTCGCGGTTCCCTGTAGTGGCTTTCTCATTCCTTGTTGGCTTTTGCCAAGTCCTTCACCCTACACAACACAAGCATAGAAACTTGATCCAAGTAAGCATTGAGTATAATGCACCGCTTACTAAGAGCTAAAGTTACTAACCCGTATCTGAAAGACTGAATCACTGAAAGTAAATAAACCTTTGCCATACCTCTTTCCAGCCCATATTTTTGAGAATCTTTTGGGCGTAACTTCCCACTCCAAGCGACATCTCTAAGGATTCGGCAGCAGCTTCCTCAGGACATTCTGATGATCTATCTACTTCATCTGATGACTCATCTCCCATGGCCTCACCAAACTCCTTGTGAAATGTTCTTCTTTCGGCAGCTCTGTCCCTATATATGCAAGTTTTATGCTGCCAAAAGACATGTTTTAACATGAGATGGATGGCGGTGTGTAACGATAAAACTACGTTTATCAGGAGGACAGTTTAAGGCAAGGAAAAGTAGAGCTTTCTTCGGAGAAAACTTCATCAAGCCAAGGATGAGGGCACCCAACACATCGGTAAAGTCCGAACAAAGCTAAAGCCACAACGTGATGTTTTGAATGCATGGCTAACATATTTAAAGGTTGGAACTTGGAAGCTTTACCAGCTAAGCCTTCACCTCAACCTCAATGCTTAAAGGGCTAAAACCGTTGGTTGCAATAAAGAGAGACTGCAATTACACTATTACATGCAATGATGGCTCATTAATCCAACGTTTTGTCTGGTGAAGAATGTGTTATGAAAATACCTTTTTACTAGTAGAGGTTCTATCGAGGAAGGAGCTCTCATTCTGCTTAGAGGAAACATGGCATGGTGTCTTAGCATCACGGCCTTCCCAGGTCTCTTCATTGGATAGCTCAGGAAATCCCCACCCCTTGGTTGGGTTTGATGCATCATAACTTGACAAGGTAGCTAGGTATCCGACATTAGGGCTCCTCAGCTTATACACTTGCCCTACATTCAAGATTTTAGACAAGAGGGGAAAATGATACTAAGGAAAGTCAAACTAATAATTGACGTAAAAAACAAAGAATAGTAAAGAGGTAACAAATTCTCTAATGGCTTTCGGGCCGACAGCAGACCTGATCTAACCTGCACTAAATCAAGATGAACCCTGCATATTGGAGCTGTTTTGAAACGTCTAGCATGAGAAGTTATAGAAGGATGAAGGCTAGAGGAAGGCTTCACTAACGACCCGAGCAGTCTGGCCACTTGATCATTTCCGTCTTTTTGGATCTCTTGATTCATTGACCAATCCCATATATCGACAACATGACATTCTGGCCTTGACTCATCCTCCTGTTGGACAACTTGGCCATACTGAGCTCGCCAGTTTTCTTCCTCCCAAGAAATTTCTGAAAGATATTGTCATATAATGGATATAAGAAGTATAAAGTCGTCTAAGAAAACATTAGGAGTTCTTCAACAAAGAGTCCAACTGCAAACATCACCATTCaccatcatcaaaaataaaataacGTGGGTTCAACATTGCCTTTTCTCGTGCACTTCTTATATGTCTGTCAACAACAAATAATGGATGTTCATTTTCATATAAATACTGAactcaaataaaatattataatcttCATTGTTATCAGCAGATTCATACACACATACTGAAAGCTACCAGATCAGACTAATATGAGATCATTCAGAAGTTTTTATAAGGTCTAATAACTCCTGGTTTGGTTAATATATACACACAAAACGTATCGCAGACCTTCACAGATAACAGCTGCACTTGAGGCGGTTGGGGCTTGATGATCGGAACTCAACTCGCCATCTTGCTGCACATGGAGTGCATTGTTTGCTGAAAAGAAGAAATGCCAACATAGATGCATAAGTAACGTGATATGAAGCTTTTACTAGTCTACTACAACCAAAATAAATCTGACCATCAGTTGCTAACGGAGAGCTGTTCATATCAGCATCTTGTTCATAAGGCAGTAACGTCTCGGCAGCATTAGGTGTTCCAGTGGAATAACCCGATAAATAAAGTTCAATTAATGTGTCTTCTAACCTTGAAAATAGGTAAAAAGGGGGAAAATAGTTAATTAGTTTGAAAACACAACATAAGCTGAGATGATTACATAAATCAACTCAAAGTAACGCTTACCATTCAGATGGCGGGGGAAGATTTTCAGGCACTTCAGTGCTACTGCACTCTATATAGTCTGCGAGTTACAAAGAAATTAAACTTATACGGAGTACACTGGAAATATATCACTAATCACCATTTAGCTGTACTCAAACTCGGGGATGGACACAAGCATAACGATTAccaactacaaaaaaaaaaaagaaaaaaaaaagtaacaaagTTTAAAGTAGAGCACACGGAAGAAAGGATCAGTAACTGCATAAAAATAAAAGGGGGGGTCGTAAGCACATTTTTGAAAAAACACATGCACACAGTTTATATTTTACAAGAATTAAAGGTTGCCACACTCGTCAGAACAACGAAAACTCGTGATTCAGCAAGACATATATGGCAAGCTCTACCTTCATTCACTTCTTTCTGTTGATCGTTCTCTAGCCCACCAGTGTTTTGTCCACTTGAGTCATCCAAAGCAATGATGCCTTGGCCATTGATCATGGATTGGCAGTCCTAATATCATCCATAAAACAGATATACTTACAGCATTGTACTTGAACAAGAACCCGAAAACCTATACTACACTGAAAGTCTGAAACAACGAACTGATGTAGGAAACTGATACAAATGTTACAGCGAGTCTGCGACGAATGAAAATACACAAGAAACCAATGGATGACAGACAATACCTTATTAGTATCTAAAAGTACATAATTTCCATCCTCAAATTTGTAGTAAAGTCCATCACTTGTACTGTAATACCACCCAGCATTTGGGTCATGATAAAATCCACTTCTGCAACCAATCATATGAGCAACAGCCAAACATGAGGTTCACATACTTACTAAACATGCAGATGTCAGCTACGCTAGCCGGTAGTCAAAAGTCATTAAGTGGTGTACCCATGTCTTGCGTCCAAAACCCGTCAGGAACAAAACTAACCTTGTGGCTCCCTTTATACCATAAACAAAAACAGTTTGAATCTGAGAATTCTCACCATTTTGAATCTCTATTAATAGGTGAATGATAATACCAAAGAGAAAAACGTTGCCTGAGACTATGAGAGTATTAATTAATCGGTTTATCTAATTCAAACCTAAAACAAGTGGCATAGTATATCTCTGAGTGGCGTTAATGAGTTACGACTTACAACCACCCTACTAATAACCCAATCAAAGCTCAACACTTCAAAATAACTGAATTCAACCCAGAAGAATTGAGCAAATCATACAATTAGGGTCAAACCATAGTTCAATACAACTGTGTTAACCATGCAGCAAAAGAAAGGGAATTCCAAATACCCTTTAATTAAATTTAGCGAAACGGACCCAAAAATGTACTCCCATGTGCCGATCAACTGTTGTCCTTTTCCACATtgagtgtctcagtcaattgttgtcctttttattttaagaataaatttgaagagcaatttgatcatttatactcaatttgttccacttgtcatttagtaattggtccattacactttccttggtctttgtgtcaaaacaaaggacaacaattgaccgggacggggACTAGGGAGTATCTCTAACACTAACTAATCCTCATTACTAACAGGATATACGGCTGTTTTAGCTCCGTTTCACGCTTACaaccgtcttaaataagaatttgcagTGATAATCTCATTCAGACAAAAAGGTAGTACAATCATTCAAACCCAGAATATAAAATCAATTTGTTCATACAATCAACTTAAATGCTCATCATCTAAACATGTAAAAGAAGATGATATAGCCTATAGAAAGCcataaaaatggaaaaatgattgattaataaaagaaaaaaatacCTTGGATGATAGTAAAGCTGGGAATTTTCGTCCCAAATAAAAGAATCTTGTtcatgattttgattttggtgatCTTCTTCCAGTTCCATGGTACATGGCTCGGAATTTTTCTCAGTTTCGCAACTTCCTTTCATTTTACTGTTCTTCCCGTCTTTGATTTCTTATTACAATCGCAAGTAAAATTGCTTAGTAATTACTCCGTAGTTTAATTCGATTAGTTTCGATTAACTCGTTAGTAATTTGATTAGTTTTGATTTGTCGATTAAATAGTGTTGATTAgttaatttagtttaattaatttgtcTTGGTGAGAAGGGTAATTTGGGAAATTCATTCAGCTTGTCAACGATTCGAAATAATGTGTCGACGATGTTTAACAATTGGGTCAAGATTACTAGGACGGTGTGTAGGACCATAGGGACGGTCTAGTTTTCACCCATGAGTCTTAACATCGTTGTATTCGTACATCTCTGAGCTTGAATCCAATAACTACGGTTGTTTTAGAATAACCTCCTCTATAGGTGCCGGTTGACCTAAGTGCAAGTGAAGTGCATGTGTTTTTATCAGCTAGTCTTGTTATAgacagatatatccgtctatagctaaagatgggtcaaatagcttgaaagttgTGACATTTTTTAACCCCccaccccacttgttgcttgttCTATTAgtaatgtggtattgtatttggcccgtATTTAGTTATAGACAGATatatgccgtctataatgagattttgtgttatcgCAAATAACAGTATACCTCAAGTAGT contains the following coding sequences:
- the LOC141653076 gene encoding uncharacterized protein LOC141653076 translates to MKGSCETEKNSEPCTMELEEDHQNQNHEQDSFIWDENSQLYYHPRSGFYHDPNAGWYYSTSDGLYYKFEDGNYVLLDTNKDCQSMINGQGIIALDDSSGQNTGGLENDQQKEVNEDYIECSSTEVPENLPPPSEWLEDTLIELYLSGYSTGTPNAAETLLPYEQDADMNSSPLATDANNALHVQQDGELSSDHQAPTASSAAVICEEISWEEENWRAQYGQVVQQEDESRPECHVVDIWDWSMNQEIQKDGNDQVARLLGSLVKPSSSLHPSITSHARRFKTAPICRVHLDLVQVRSGQVYKLRSPNVGYLATLSSYDASNPTKGWGFPELSNEETWEGRDAKTPCHVSSKQNESSFLDRTSTSKKHKTCIYRDRAAERRTFHKEFGEAMGDESSDEVDRSSECPEEAAAESLEMSLGVGSYAQKILKNMGWKEGEGLGKSQQGMRKPLQGTANKGTAGLGWPFGRSL